Proteins encoded within one genomic window of Citricoccus muralis:
- a CDS encoding DUF3710 domain-containing protein yields the protein MLFGRNRHVKAETVSLPENLRHLQETEDTAETPAQEGPFDRSTRPDVKGLLDLGALKVPVRAQVPVRLDVEESSKRIIGVTLTSNQSTLQVQAFAAPRTSGLWDEIRAEIVESIKKNDGAQAGEKEGRFGTEVLARIPAAMPDGKAGWRVARFIGVDGPRWFVRGVFGGKAAFSDEAAAELEDMFAQLVVHRGETPLPPRELLPLTPPANMKPLRRPDAESEAETVAPKSAAPMPKRGPEITEIR from the coding sequence ATGCTCTTCGGGCGAAATCGCCATGTGAAAGCTGAGACGGTGTCTCTGCCTGAGAACCTGCGTCACCTGCAGGAGACGGAAGACACGGCCGAGACTCCGGCACAGGAGGGTCCGTTCGACCGCAGCACCCGTCCCGACGTCAAAGGTCTGCTCGACCTCGGTGCGCTGAAGGTTCCGGTGCGCGCCCAAGTGCCGGTGCGTCTGGACGTCGAAGAATCGAGCAAGCGGATCATCGGAGTCACGCTGACCTCGAATCAGTCGACCTTGCAGGTGCAGGCCTTCGCCGCGCCTCGAACCTCCGGACTGTGGGATGAGATCCGCGCCGAAATTGTCGAGTCCATCAAGAAGAATGACGGCGCTCAGGCCGGAGAAAAAGAGGGCCGCTTCGGTACCGAGGTGCTCGCCCGCATCCCCGCCGCCATGCCCGACGGCAAGGCCGGCTGGCGGGTGGCTCGCTTTATCGGCGTCGACGGCCCCCGCTGGTTTGTGCGCGGCGTCTTCGGCGGAAAGGCAGCCTTCAGTGACGAAGCAGCTGCTGAGCTGGAGGACATGTTCGCGCAACTGGTCGTTCATCGCGGTGAGACCCCCTTGCCGCCGCGAGAGCTGCTGCCGCTGACCCCACCGGCCAACATGAAGCCTCTACGGCGTCCGGACGCCGAAAGCGAAGCCGAGACCGTTGCCCCGAAGAGTGCGGCACCGATGCCGAAGCGCGGGCCTGAGATCACCGAGATTCGCTAG
- the dut gene encoding dUTP diphosphatase, with the protein MQERPEMEKVHVELKMLDDGIEPPSYALPGDAGADLRTTVDVVLAPGERALVPTGIAIALPEGLVGLIHPRSGLAVRHGLSLVNSPGTIDAGYRGEIKVPLLNTDRNEAITLRRGDRIAQLVIQPVLQASFTPVEELSESVRGDGGFGSTGGFVTS; encoded by the coding sequence ATGCAAGAGAGGCCCGAAATGGAAAAGGTGCACGTGGAGCTGAAGATGCTGGACGACGGAATCGAGCCGCCCAGCTATGCCCTGCCCGGTGATGCCGGTGCTGACCTGCGCACCACCGTTGACGTGGTCTTGGCACCGGGGGAGCGCGCCCTGGTGCCCACCGGTATTGCGATCGCCCTCCCGGAAGGTCTGGTCGGGCTGATTCATCCTCGTTCCGGGCTGGCCGTGCGTCACGGGCTGAGCTTGGTGAATTCTCCGGGCACTATTGACGCCGGATACCGTGGTGAAATCAAAGTGCCGCTGCTGAACACGGACCGCAACGAGGCCATTACCCTGCGCCGCGGCGATCGCATCGCCCAGCTGGTGATCCAGCCGGTGCTCCAAGCCTCCTTCACTCCGGTTGAGGAACTCTCGGAGTCGGTGCGCGGCGACGGCGGTTTCGGATCGACCGGCGGTTTCGTCACCAGCTAA
- a CDS encoding DUF3093 domain-containing protein, with amino-acid sequence MTDSTPPASSQPTGELFVERLWPSWWLWIVALMFAGLSYMVLAPVGVAWGIGAAVGMYLLCTIILIATTPKIVVTETTLQVGRAGIEREHLGPVTGYRGDDATYQRGPGLHGLAFLCLRGWISPVVRIQITDRRDRTPYWLTSTRRPEELVAALNGAMFADVVADVDAEPDENDIEGRIRRELNEHHEY; translated from the coding sequence ATGACAGATTCGACTCCTCCTGCATCCTCGCAGCCCACCGGCGAGCTCTTCGTGGAGCGGCTTTGGCCTTCGTGGTGGCTGTGGATCGTGGCCCTGATGTTCGCGGGTCTCAGCTACATGGTGCTCGCACCCGTGGGCGTGGCCTGGGGTATCGGCGCCGCGGTGGGAATGTACCTGCTGTGCACCATCATCCTCATCGCCACCACCCCGAAGATTGTGGTCACCGAGACTACCTTGCAGGTGGGCCGCGCCGGGATCGAGCGGGAGCATCTGGGGCCGGTGACCGGTTACCGCGGCGACGACGCCACCTACCAGCGCGGACCGGGCCTGCATGGGCTGGCTTTCCTCTGCTTGCGGGGCTGGATTTCTCCGGTGGTGCGCATCCAGATCACTGACCGTCGAGACCGGACCCCGTACTGGTTGACCTCGACGCGGCGTCCCGAGGAACTGGTAGCCGCCCTGAACGGTGCCATGTTTGCCGACGTGGTCGCCGACGTCGACGCCGAACCGGACGAGAACGACATTGAGGGCCGGATTCGCCGCGAGCTGAACGAACATCACGAATACTGA
- a CDS encoding DUF4193 domain-containing protein: MATDYDAPRKNEDEIREDSIEELKTRRTDTQSAVVDEDEAEAAEGFELPGADLSDEELQVRVLPAQADEFTCASCFLVRHRSQVAKEEGGLLYCTDCEG, encoded by the coding sequence ATGGCGACCGATTATGATGCCCCACGCAAGAACGAAGACGAGATCCGCGAGGACTCCATTGAAGAGTTGAAGACGCGCCGGACCGATACGCAGTCGGCCGTGGTGGATGAAGACGAGGCCGAAGCCGCCGAAGGGTTTGAGCTTCCCGGCGCGGACCTTTCCGACGAAGAACTGCAGGTGCGCGTGCTACCGGCCCAGGCTGACGAATTCACCTGCGCCTCCTGCTTCCTGGTGCGTCACCGTTCGCAGGTAGCGAAAGAAGAGGGCGGGCTGCTGTACTGCACCGACTGCGAAGGCTGA
- the sepH gene encoding septation protein SepH yields the protein MDTPQQQLRLVGVHEDGEHLLLSDPQGTEFTLEITDALRAAATRPIGRPSAAAADDAATVLSPKDIQAKIRAGATAEQLADSHGLDPARLRTYEAPVLAERGWIATQAQGIEVSSPQPGNDLYRSVFGDDPAALGPMVRHRLTALGFDASTLQWNAWREEGETSWTISAEFSTEGGRADIGDHPPALWSFRPASKQVGNLNRWAQVLSELESDSPFGTRRLSAVTDHPFDFDAAPAREPEKPAGPRPAVDPEAQEELLDVLHARRGQRLGVDEEGDDELALMLTREEHPSTWTRPQLVVTPNDAADNGDSSESSGAADQPETDDAVPAEDEHVAGTEAGDQHTEQDSATWIPRLHSHTSLKTEQYEVSSEEIEGQTDAFEGLSEDETGQALKSERSSRVKNRKNRPSVPSWDEIMFGTKSD from the coding sequence ATGGACACACCCCAGCAGCAGCTACGTCTTGTCGGGGTGCACGAGGACGGCGAACATCTTCTGCTCTCGGACCCGCAGGGCACCGAATTCACCCTGGAGATCACCGACGCGTTGCGCGCAGCGGCAACCCGCCCCATTGGGCGTCCGTCTGCCGCAGCTGCAGATGATGCAGCCACGGTGCTGTCACCCAAGGACATTCAGGCAAAGATCCGTGCCGGTGCCACGGCCGAGCAGCTGGCCGATTCCCATGGGCTCGACCCGGCCCGGTTGCGCACGTACGAGGCGCCCGTGCTCGCTGAGCGCGGCTGGATCGCCACGCAGGCCCAGGGTATTGAGGTGTCCTCCCCTCAGCCCGGCAATGATCTCTACCGGTCGGTGTTCGGTGACGACCCCGCCGCACTGGGTCCGATGGTCCGCCACCGGCTCACGGCGCTGGGTTTTGATGCCAGCACCTTGCAGTGGAACGCCTGGCGCGAAGAGGGTGAAACCTCCTGGACGATCTCGGCCGAGTTCTCCACGGAGGGCGGCCGCGCCGACATCGGCGATCACCCCCCGGCGCTGTGGAGTTTCCGCCCGGCCTCGAAGCAGGTAGGCAATCTCAACCGGTGGGCACAAGTGCTCTCGGAACTGGAATCGGACTCCCCCTTCGGCACCCGCCGACTGTCGGCGGTCACCGATCATCCCTTCGACTTCGATGCTGCCCCGGCCCGGGAGCCGGAGAAACCTGCTGGTCCCCGTCCCGCCGTCGACCCTGAGGCGCAGGAAGAATTGCTCGACGTATTGCATGCCCGGCGCGGTCAGCGACTCGGCGTGGATGAAGAGGGCGACGACGAGCTAGCACTGATGTTGACCCGCGAGGAGCACCCCTCCACGTGGACGCGACCGCAGCTGGTCGTGACCCCGAACGACGCCGCTGATAACGGCGATTCCTCCGAATCCTCGGGCGCCGCAGACCAGCCTGAGACTGACGACGCGGTGCCGGCTGAAGACGAGCACGTTGCTGGCACGGAGGCGGGCGATCAACACACAGAGCAGGACTCCGCGACCTGGATTCCGCGTCTGCACTCTCACACCTCGCTGAAAACGGAACAATACGAGGTGAGCTCGGAAGAGATCGAGGGGCAGACTGATGCCTTCGAGGGACTTTCCGAGGACGAGACCGGTCAGGCGTTGAAGTCTGAGCGGTCCTCCCGGGTGAAGAACCGTAAAAACCGTCCGAGCGTGCCCAGTTGGGATGAGATCATGTTTGGCACCAAGTCCGACTGA
- a CDS encoding alkaline phosphatase family protein, whose amino-acid sequence MSQPVPVGPAYPSRSLAAVLPSMGASLGAALPNTLRLPKVKTTCLLMIDGLGSALLKRYAGHAPFLSSAARDTLSSAFPTTTAASLATLGTGLAPGQHGLIGYDVLDPDRGVVVNQLGGWDPGTVPELWQPHPTVFTRLAELGIEPVTVSRPNFAASGLTRAALTGSRFVPAKSLADRFSAARREAQDPGRLIYLYVNELDKIGHAAGPGSEAWLEVLEELDSAARRLAAQLPSGTGLLATGDHGMIDVPEAHRIDYSLEPRLIDGVQFTAGEPRFVQLHFADDASDAVRESTRRSWGRAYGDRAWVLTRAEAVDAGWFGPVDPRVLPRVGELIVAPFEPLALYDGRRVQPGAFEMVGHHGAPTKAEREVPLLRLAS is encoded by the coding sequence ATGAGTCAGCCCGTCCCCGTCGGCCCTGCCTACCCGAGCCGGTCCCTTGCTGCCGTGCTACCCTCCATGGGGGCCAGCCTCGGTGCCGCTCTGCCCAACACTCTGCGCCTACCGAAAGTGAAGACCACCTGCCTGTTGATGATCGACGGGCTCGGTTCCGCCCTGCTGAAACGCTACGCCGGTCACGCCCCGTTCCTTTCCTCGGCCGCACGAGACACGCTGTCCTCCGCGTTTCCCACGACGACGGCCGCCTCCCTGGCTACCCTGGGCACCGGCCTGGCGCCCGGCCAACACGGGCTCATCGGTTACGACGTCCTCGACCCGGATCGCGGGGTGGTGGTGAACCAGCTCGGCGGCTGGGACCCCGGAACGGTTCCTGAGCTCTGGCAACCGCACCCCACCGTGTTTACGCGGCTAGCCGAACTCGGAATCGAACCGGTCACGGTGTCCCGGCCGAATTTCGCCGCCTCGGGGCTGACCCGCGCGGCACTGACGGGGAGCCGCTTTGTGCCCGCCAAATCATTGGCCGACCGCTTCTCCGCCGCTCGACGCGAAGCCCAAGACCCCGGACGGTTGATCTATCTTTACGTTAATGAGCTGGACAAGATCGGTCACGCTGCCGGTCCAGGCTCTGAAGCTTGGCTGGAGGTGCTCGAGGAACTGGACTCGGCGGCTCGTCGTCTGGCGGCGCAGTTACCCTCGGGCACGGGCCTGTTGGCCACCGGCGACCACGGGATGATTGACGTACCCGAGGCGCACCGCATCGACTACTCGTTGGAACCGCGGCTCATCGACGGGGTGCAGTTCACCGCCGGCGAGCCACGGTTTGTGCAGCTCCATTTCGCCGACGACGCCAGCGACGCCGTTCGCGAGTCCACCCGGCGGTCCTGGGGGAGGGCCTACGGTGACCGTGCCTGGGTGCTCACCCGGGCCGAAGCGGTGGACGCGGGATGGTTCGGTCCGGTGGATCCGCGCGTGCTGCCGCGGGTGGGAGAGCTGATCGTGGCACCGTTCGAGCCACTGGCGCTCTATGACGGGCGCCGTGTGCAACCGGGGGCGTTCGAGATGGTGGGCCACCACGGGGCACCCACGAAGGCAGAGCGCGAGGTGCCGCTACTGCGCCTGGCCTCGTGA
- a CDS encoding DUF5998 family protein: MTRHPDATAQLSAALERTGFYPQLVANALREELDGRAVIEHLVHVDTHFDYDDVHRHITVLALTEDVLAAVHLSDFPLDDAGHRMRAQVATELIPLRRLDSVVLTTQHDEPHRHRPNDAVAEVTLAVTWAGGQRLDLAPAGCADPECTADHGYTGTASREDLTLRVAAEAEGQAAVNQALTFSRALRRAAVQWAGR, translated from the coding sequence ATGACTCGACACCCTGATGCGACGGCTCAACTCAGCGCTGCCCTGGAGCGCACCGGTTTCTACCCGCAGCTGGTGGCTAACGCGTTGCGCGAGGAACTGGACGGGCGCGCCGTCATCGAGCATCTGGTGCACGTGGACACCCATTTCGACTACGACGACGTGCACCGGCACATCACCGTGCTCGCGCTAACCGAGGACGTGCTCGCCGCCGTGCATCTCTCGGATTTCCCCCTCGACGACGCCGGACACCGGATGCGCGCCCAGGTCGCCACCGAGCTGATCCCGCTGCGACGCCTGGACTCCGTGGTGCTCACCACCCAGCATGATGAGCCTCACCGGCACCGCCCGAATGATGCGGTCGCCGAGGTCACCCTGGCCGTGACCTGGGCGGGTGGCCAGCGCCTCGACCTGGCTCCGGCTGGCTGCGCGGACCCCGAGTGCACCGCCGACCACGGCTACACTGGCACCGCCTCGCGCGAAGACCTCACCCTGCGGGTCGCCGCCGAAGCGGAAGGCCAGGCCGCGGTCAACCAGGCGCTCACATTCTCCCGTGCCCTGCGGCGTGCCGCGGTGCAGTGGGCAGGTCGATGA
- a CDS encoding GNAT family N-acetyltransferase, which translates to MAEQTQNREYPAHWEADVVLRDGATARLRPITPDDAEAVQRMHAGQSQSSIYLRYFTYKSSLTAKELQRFTVVDYVDRVALVILRGAEILGIGRYDRLDDPLEAEVAFNIADAHQGRGIGSILMEHLAAAARENGIRRFSAEVLPENRKMLSVFQESGFEVSRKFDDGVVVVEFSIHPTDKVRAVMESREHRAEAKSVRELLNPRSIAVIGASRSWGSVGYALLENIIEGGFTGSVYGINPEAMELAGMISLGSLEEVPEQIDLAVIAVPVERMEVVIEDCARNNVRGLLVVTEVFDGSEESLALQSRLVGAARSQGMRVIGPASAGVINTDPATRLNASVAPFMPARGPIGVFSQSAAIGATLFAAAHRRGLGLTAMISAGHRADVSGNDAMQYFEDDASSAAVGVYLESFGNPRKFSRIVRRLSRSKPVIVSRSNAMGRRLPPGHSTRTTQAPPATVNSMLDQAGVIQVDNHSDLMDLLQVLACQPIPAGERIGVLGNAEAMNRLVIDAAQRQGMKVTRVDLIDALDAGHTVDEAIRSFTRAVRDAVESQQIDGLVVVVQSGMHQLPGQTTDLAEAIAEASEDSAVTVVTSFTAVLDDEFRISGIAGADRGERVLDRTDLPAAPETDSDPEPETDPATAAVQLQTGVPVFANPSQAAAMLSKLVRYRAWRDAEHGTVVDLTDVDRERAETLVAGWVAGVQGTDLLRLNPAQTQELLDCYGISVLGSRSFDTDDEAVAAADELGWPVAIKAVDSFLRHRLDLGGVRLNIPDEESLRHNIWHMRTVLAPYGDPQLEIQTMAPTGQGCTVTALEDPLLGPVVSFGLSGDAVELLDDWVHMVPPLTDQDLENMIRTPRAAARLFGHSGMPAVDAEALKDLLARIVALKDDLPQVARMRFNPVLASESTVTVLQAEIDVANAAQRTDSARRAMRDS; encoded by the coding sequence ATGGCTGAGCAGACTCAAAACCGTGAATATCCGGCGCATTGGGAAGCCGATGTCGTCCTGCGCGATGGTGCCACCGCGCGCCTGCGGCCCATAACGCCGGATGACGCCGAGGCGGTGCAGCGCATGCATGCCGGACAATCACAGAGCTCGATCTACCTGCGTTACTTTACCTACAAGTCCTCGCTGACGGCGAAGGAACTGCAGCGATTCACCGTCGTGGACTATGTGGATCGGGTGGCACTGGTGATCTTGCGCGGCGCTGAAATTCTGGGTATCGGCCGCTATGACCGCCTCGATGATCCGCTGGAAGCCGAGGTCGCATTCAATATTGCCGACGCACATCAGGGCCGCGGCATCGGGTCGATCCTGATGGAACACCTGGCGGCGGCCGCCCGGGAGAATGGGATCCGTCGCTTCTCGGCCGAGGTGCTGCCCGAAAACCGCAAGATGCTCTCCGTGTTCCAAGAATCCGGATTCGAAGTGTCGCGAAAATTCGACGACGGCGTCGTGGTGGTCGAATTCTCCATCCATCCCACGGATAAGGTGCGCGCCGTGATGGAATCCCGCGAGCACCGTGCCGAGGCCAAATCGGTTCGCGAGCTGCTGAACCCCCGCTCCATTGCCGTCATTGGTGCCTCTCGCAGCTGGGGGTCCGTGGGGTACGCGCTGCTGGAGAACATCATCGAGGGTGGATTCACCGGCTCCGTCTACGGGATCAATCCCGAAGCGATGGAGCTAGCCGGGATGATTTCCCTCGGATCCCTGGAGGAAGTGCCCGAGCAGATCGATCTGGCTGTCATTGCGGTGCCGGTGGAACGCATGGAAGTTGTCATCGAGGATTGTGCGCGCAACAATGTGCGCGGGCTACTGGTGGTCACCGAAGTGTTCGACGGCTCCGAAGAATCTTTGGCGCTGCAAAGCCGGCTGGTGGGTGCTGCTCGCAGCCAGGGGATGCGCGTGATTGGCCCCGCCTCCGCCGGGGTGATCAATACCGACCCGGCCACTCGCCTCAACGCCTCAGTGGCACCGTTCATGCCCGCCCGCGGCCCCATCGGTGTTTTTTCTCAGTCGGCTGCCATCGGCGCCACCCTGTTCGCTGCGGCTCATCGCCGCGGGCTGGGACTCACCGCCATGATTTCCGCTGGACACCGCGCCGACGTGTCCGGCAACGACGCCATGCAGTACTTCGAGGACGACGCCTCCTCGGCGGCGGTGGGGGTGTACCTGGAGTCCTTCGGCAACCCGCGTAAATTCAGCCGCATCGTGCGCCGGCTCTCCCGTTCCAAGCCGGTGATCGTCTCCCGCTCCAACGCCATGGGACGCCGACTCCCTCCCGGGCACTCTACTCGCACCACCCAAGCCCCGCCCGCCACGGTGAACTCCATGTTGGACCAGGCCGGGGTGATTCAGGTGGACAACCACTCGGATCTGATGGACCTGCTGCAGGTGCTGGCCTGCCAACCGATTCCGGCTGGTGAGCGCATCGGCGTGTTGGGCAATGCGGAGGCGATGAACCGTCTCGTCATCGACGCCGCTCAGCGCCAGGGGATGAAAGTCACCCGGGTGGATCTGATCGACGCCCTCGACGCCGGACACACCGTCGACGAGGCCATTCGCTCCTTCACACGAGCCGTACGCGATGCCGTGGAATCACAGCAGATCGACGGGCTGGTCGTCGTCGTCCAGTCGGGGATGCATCAGCTGCCCGGCCAGACCACGGATCTGGCCGAAGCCATCGCCGAAGCCAGCGAAGACTCGGCCGTGACGGTGGTGACGTCCTTCACCGCGGTGCTCGACGACGAGTTCCGTATTTCCGGGATCGCCGGCGCCGACCGCGGTGAGCGGGTACTCGACCGCACCGACCTGCCCGCTGCGCCCGAAACCGACTCAGACCCGGAGCCAGAAACAGACCCAGCCACCGCCGCCGTGCAGCTCCAAACCGGGGTGCCCGTCTTCGCTAATCCGAGCCAAGCCGCCGCCATGCTCTCCAAGCTGGTGCGCTATCGGGCCTGGCGAGACGCCGAACACGGCACCGTGGTCGACCTCACCGACGTCGACCGAGAGCGGGCCGAGACCCTGGTCGCGGGCTGGGTCGCCGGGGTCCAAGGTACCGACCTGCTGCGCCTGAACCCCGCCCAAACCCAGGAGTTGTTGGACTGTTATGGCATCTCCGTTCTGGGGTCGCGCAGCTTCGACACCGACGACGAGGCCGTGGCCGCCGCCGACGAGCTCGGCTGGCCCGTGGCCATCAAAGCCGTGGATTCATTCCTGCGCCACCGCCTCGATTTGGGCGGGGTCCGGCTCAACATCCCGGACGAGGAATCGCTGCGTCACAACATCTGGCATATGCGCACCGTGCTGGCGCCCTATGGGGATCCCCAGTTGGAAATCCAGACCATGGCGCCGACCGGCCAAGGCTGCACCGTGACCGCCCTGGAAGACCCGCTGCTGGGCCCGGTGGTGTCCTTCGGTCTCTCTGGAGATGCCGTCGAGCTGCTGGACGACTGGGTACACATGGTGCCGCCGCTGACGGACCAGGATCTCGAAAACATGATCCGCACCCCGCGGGCCGCAGCCCGGCTCTTCGGTCACTCCGGCATGCCGGCGGTGGACGCCGAGGCGCTCAAGGACCTGCTGGCCCGCATAGTGGCACTCAAAGACGACCTGCCGCAGGTCGCGCGGATGCGGTTCAACCCGGTGCTGGCCTCGGAATCGACGGTGACTGTGCTGCAAGCCGAGATCGACGTCGCCAATGCCGCGCAGCGCACCGATTCCGCGCGCCGCGCCATGCGCGATTCCTGA
- a CDS encoding DNA gyrase/topoisomerase IV subunit A, which produces MARTSKNRSQASSAAAPEMVPLDEQNILDVDVSSEMETSFLEYAYSVIYSRALPDARDGLKPVQRRILYMMAQMGLRPDKGHVKSARVVGEVMGKLHPHGDSAIYDAMVRLAQPFSLRLPLVDGHGNFGSLDDGPAAPRYTEARMAPAAIAMTADLDEDVVDFIPNYDNKFTQPEVLPAAFPQLLVNGASGIAVGMATNMAPHNLRETINAARHLIAHPDATLDDLMEHVPGPDLPSGGRIVGMQGIRDAYATGRGSFKMRANVSVEQVSPRKTGLVVTALPYGVGPEKVIEKLKDAVNAKKVSGIADVLDLTDRKNGLKMVIELKSGFNPQAVLAQLYKFTPLEESFGINNVALVEGQPRTLGLRELLEVYVEHRISVVRRRTAFRLKKKQDRLHLVEGLLLALVDIDEVIEIIRSSDDTAAARQRLMMVFDLTEIQANHILELRLRQLTRFSRIELEAEQDELKRAIAELEAILASDELLRTTVSDELAEVAELHGDDRRTQLLEAENLAPLPTPAATAKAKAAGQDTMMVADDPCWVLLSTSGQLVRTRDRTPLTGHGRRQRHDAYRSIVATTARGEVGALMSSGRIQRINVVDVPSLAEPTESPNLASGVAVKDFVTLQRGETLVAIVPLNTVLALGTRAGVVKRVRPDWPLNADEFDAIALKGKDEVVGAAAADDDSQLVFITTGAQLLRFSASAVRPQGRTGGGVAGIKLGADDQVLSFSVAPDHTVTDDLDTTALAVVVTVTAGEEDLISSAGSAKVTPLAEYPAKGRATGGVRGHRLLKGESGLRTAWAGPSPALAASEKGVARTLPLEFGRRDGSGIPLDNGIDVVGLGASPTSAAARAAADADESIEPASSAPVHDDDGPVQGSLLDG; this is translated from the coding sequence ATGGCACGCACGTCGAAGAACCGCTCACAGGCTTCCTCCGCGGCAGCACCGGAGATGGTGCCGCTGGACGAGCAGAACATTCTCGACGTCGACGTCTCCTCGGAGATGGAGACCTCTTTTCTGGAGTACGCCTACTCGGTGATCTACTCCCGCGCGCTGCCGGACGCCCGCGATGGGCTCAAGCCGGTACAGCGCCGCATTCTCTACATGATGGCGCAGATGGGCCTGCGCCCGGACAAGGGTCATGTGAAGTCCGCCCGCGTGGTGGGAGAGGTGATGGGTAAGTTGCACCCGCACGGCGACTCGGCGATTTACGACGCAATGGTGCGTCTGGCTCAGCCGTTCTCGTTGCGGCTGCCGCTGGTGGACGGCCACGGCAACTTCGGCTCTCTCGACGACGGACCGGCCGCCCCACGGTATACCGAGGCACGCATGGCTCCCGCCGCGATCGCGATGACGGCGGACCTGGATGAAGACGTCGTCGATTTCATCCCCAACTACGACAACAAGTTCACTCAGCCTGAAGTACTGCCCGCGGCTTTCCCTCAGTTGTTGGTGAACGGCGCCTCCGGTATCGCCGTCGGTATGGCCACCAATATGGCCCCGCACAATCTGCGCGAGACCATCAACGCGGCCCGGCACCTGATTGCCCACCCGGATGCCACCCTGGACGACCTGATGGAACATGTTCCGGGCCCGGATCTGCCCTCGGGCGGGCGCATCGTGGGGATGCAGGGCATCCGTGACGCCTACGCCACCGGACGAGGCTCCTTCAAGATGAGAGCCAACGTCTCCGTCGAGCAGGTCTCCCCGCGCAAGACCGGCCTGGTGGTCACTGCCTTGCCCTATGGGGTGGGCCCGGAGAAGGTGATCGAGAAGCTCAAGGACGCCGTGAATGCCAAGAAGGTCTCCGGCATTGCCGACGTGCTGGACCTCACGGACCGCAAAAACGGCCTGAAGATGGTCATCGAGCTGAAGTCCGGCTTCAATCCGCAGGCCGTGCTGGCCCAGCTCTACAAGTTCACCCCGCTGGAGGAGTCCTTCGGCATTAATAACGTGGCCCTCGTGGAGGGGCAACCGCGCACCCTGGGGTTGCGCGAGTTGCTCGAGGTCTACGTCGAGCACCGGATCTCGGTGGTGCGCCGCCGCACGGCGTTTCGGCTGAAAAAGAAGCAGGATCGACTACACCTGGTTGAGGGCCTGTTGCTGGCTCTGGTGGACATCGACGAGGTCATCGAGATCATCCGGTCCTCCGACGACACTGCCGCGGCACGCCAGCGATTAATGATGGTGTTCGACCTGACCGAGATTCAGGCGAATCACATTCTTGAGCTGCGGCTGCGTCAGCTCACCCGGTTCTCTCGGATCGAGCTGGAAGCGGAGCAAGATGAACTCAAGCGCGCCATTGCCGAGCTGGAAGCCATTCTTGCTTCGGATGAGCTGCTGCGCACCACGGTCTCCGATGAGCTCGCCGAGGTGGCTGAGCTGCACGGTGACGACCGGCGGACCCAGTTGCTCGAGGCGGAAAACCTGGCACCGCTGCCCACCCCGGCTGCAACGGCGAAAGCCAAAGCTGCCGGCCAGGACACCATGATGGTGGCCGATGACCCGTGCTGGGTGCTGCTGTCGACCTCCGGCCAACTGGTGCGCACTCGCGATCGGACTCCCCTGACCGGCCACGGGCGGCGTCAACGCCACGATGCCTACCGGTCCATCGTCGCCACCACCGCACGCGGTGAAGTGGGCGCGCTGATGTCCTCGGGACGGATCCAGCGGATCAATGTGGTGGACGTGCCCAGCCTGGCCGAACCCACCGAATCCCCGAATCTGGCCTCCGGAGTGGCGGTCAAGGACTTCGTCACGCTGCAACGCGGCGAGACGCTGGTGGCCATCGTACCCCTGAATACCGTGCTCGCACTCGGCACCCGCGCCGGTGTGGTCAAGCGTGTCCGCCCGGACTGGCCCCTGAATGCGGATGAATTCGACGCCATCGCTCTTAAGGGCAAGGACGAGGTGGTGGGCGCGGCCGCGGCCGATGACGACTCCCAGCTGGTGTTCATCACCACGGGCGCTCAGTTGTTGCGATTCTCGGCCTCCGCGGTGCGGCCTCAGGGGCGCACCGGCGGCGGGGTGGCCGGGATCAAGCTCGGCGCCGACGACCAGGTGCTGTCCTTCTCGGTGGCTCCCGACCACACAGTCACCGACGATCTGGACACCACAGCATTGGCTGTGGTGGTGACTGTCACGGCGGGCGAGGAAGACCTGATCAGTTCTGCGGGCTCCGCAAAGGTGACTCCGCTTGCCGAGTATCCTGCCAAGGGTCGCGCTACCGGTGGTGTCCGGGGGCACCGATTGCTGAAGGGCGAATCCGGGCTGCGCACCGCCTGGGCTGGTCCGAGTCCGGCATTGGCCGCCTCCGAGAAGGGCGTAGCCCGCACGCTCCCGCTGGAGTTCGGCCGTCGCGACGGCTCGGGCATCCCGCTGGACAACGGCATCGACGTCGTGGGGCTGGGCGCAAGCCCTACGTCCGCGGCTGCACGGGCGGCCGCGGATGCTGATGAGAGCATCGAACCGGCATCATCAGCACCGGTGCATGACGACGACGGTCCCGTCCAGGGCTCACTGCTCGACGGCTGA